A section of the Sedimentisphaera cyanobacteriorum genome encodes:
- a CDS encoding amylo-alpha-1,6-glucosidase, giving the protein MKKFIILLLAVSFCHAGNYTANSYKDTRGEASAEVQQNDGKRQFILSTTLELRDSNSSKLNITEKAWPTLHSGSKLFDGLFAMAYYEAELNSVSSISDYSFNYSSSLQRPYFQTGEKWKYVWTRDLSYSIELSLAGFDQERCINSLLFKTSRLKEGIEGGFEPQIIQDTGSGGSWPVSTDRVVWALAAKELAKNLHGVLRADFLDECWPVIKNTVEQDRKIIFDTTCGLYSGEQSFLDWREQSYPYRTRDNVTLIAQSKSLSTNVLHYNMLKFAAKLAERNNSPLQDKYSEWSESLKKSINENFYLEDDGYYSSLIIEDKMTVKTNRRDLLGESLAVICGVADEKTAEKLAANYPTGKFGTPVVWPQVKNVPIYHNHGIWPFVSAYRLKAAKTAENSKAVNSAVHSLVSKAALNLSNMENYDFASGLAYAESNGISGPVINSRRQLWSVAGYIGMVQEVIFGFEPSWNSIKLAPYVTGWMHSNLFNGANKVQLKGLEYHGKIINITLNLPEKPSHSSRYNLESIKLNSNQLNSFHINENRLSKVNSFEIRLSAGSPSRDKINTVEKLSGSTIFAPETPKDVSAESEFGLVHLKWQGQESSNIYYRVYRNGELVADRIWANSWRDNNSAGFKYTPYYYAVCSVFNDSGNTSHISEYVPAADYSVEVEASQMQNKGGYLVNDHHFENWGKSGHEIECEFTPKFSGLHRIYVKYSNGAFGINSGITCAVKNIQLAEKDSNSSKTEGYLIMPHTAKHGSGKPGWDIYRDSAFIYAELEKEKTYKVLISEDEYSRNMSYFQHYSPYKNTGGGNEPYNYTNISQLKVLPCGE; this is encoded by the coding sequence ATGAAGAAATTTATTATTTTGCTTTTAGCTGTGTCTTTTTGCCATGCTGGGAATTATACTGCAAACTCCTATAAAGATACCAGGGGAGAAGCCTCAGCAGAAGTTCAGCAAAATGATGGAAAAAGGCAGTTCATCTTGTCAACAACACTCGAGCTCAGAGACAGCAACAGCAGCAAGCTGAATATTACAGAAAAAGCATGGCCAACACTGCATTCCGGCTCGAAGCTTTTTGACGGGCTTTTTGCTATGGCTTACTATGAGGCCGAATTAAATTCTGTATCAAGCATTTCAGACTATAGTTTTAATTACAGCAGCAGTTTGCAAAGGCCTTACTTTCAAACTGGCGAGAAATGGAAATACGTTTGGACAAGAGACCTTTCATATTCAATAGAGCTCTCGCTGGCCGGCTTTGATCAGGAAAGGTGCATCAATTCACTTTTGTTCAAGACAAGCCGGCTGAAAGAGGGGATAGAAGGGGGCTTTGAGCCCCAGATTATTCAAGATACCGGCTCCGGCGGAAGCTGGCCTGTTTCTACAGACAGGGTGGTTTGGGCCTTGGCGGCAAAAGAGCTTGCAAAAAATCTTCACGGTGTTCTCAGGGCTGATTTCTTGGATGAGTGCTGGCCGGTAATAAAAAACACCGTGGAGCAGGACAGGAAAATTATATTCGACACCACCTGCGGGCTGTATTCCGGCGAGCAGTCTTTTCTCGACTGGCGGGAACAGAGCTATCCATACCGAACGCGAGACAATGTTACTCTCATAGCTCAATCCAAATCGCTCTCAACAAACGTGCTGCATTACAATATGCTTAAATTCGCCGCAAAACTTGCGGAAAGAAACAACTCCCCCTTGCAGGATAAGTATTCTGAGTGGTCTGAATCGCTCAAAAAAAGCATAAATGAAAATTTTTACCTTGAAGATGATGGATATTACAGCTCACTTATTATTGAAGACAAAATGACTGTCAAAACCAATCGCAGAGATCTTCTCGGTGAGTCTTTAGCAGTTATTTGCGGTGTGGCAGATGAGAAAACCGCCGAAAAACTTGCAGCGAATTACCCTACAGGCAAATTCGGGACACCTGTGGTTTGGCCTCAGGTGAAGAACGTGCCGATATATCACAATCACGGGATATGGCCTTTTGTTTCAGCTTACAGACTTAAGGCAGCAAAGACTGCTGAGAACTCAAAAGCTGTAAACAGCGCAGTTCACTCCCTTGTTTCAAAGGCGGCTCTAAATTTGTCGAATATGGAAAATTACGACTTTGCATCAGGCCTTGCTTACGCAGAATCTAATGGAATCAGCGGTCCAGTTATCAATTCCAGACGCCAGCTATGGTCTGTGGCAGGTTATATTGGGATGGTTCAGGAAGTTATCTTCGGCTTCGAACCGAGCTGGAACAGCATAAAACTCGCTCCCTACGTAACAGGATGGATGCACAGCAATCTCTTCAATGGCGCAAATAAGGTTCAGCTCAAAGGGCTTGAATACCACGGAAAAATAATAAATATCACCCTCAATCTTCCTGAAAAGCCCTCACATAGCAGCCGTTATAATCTGGAAAGCATCAAATTAAATTCGAATCAGCTTAACTCTTTCCATATAAATGAAAACAGGCTTTCAAAAGTGAACAGCTTTGAAATACGTCTTTCCGCTGGTTCACCTTCCCGAGATAAAATAAATACTGTTGAAAAGCTTTCCGGAAGCACTATATTTGCTCCGGAAACGCCGAAGGATGTATCTGCTGAAAGCGAATTCGGGCTTGTTCATCTAAAGTGGCAGGGACAGGAAAGTTCCAATATATACTACAGGGTTTACAGAAACGGGGAGCTTGTCGCAGATAGAATCTGGGCAAACAGCTGGAGGGACAATAATTCTGCCGGCTTTAAATACACGCCTTACTATTATGCAGTGTGCAGCGTTTTTAATGATAGCGGAAATACATCGCACATAAGTGAATATGTTCCGGCTGCGGATTATTCGGTTGAAGTGGAAGCCTCGCAGATGCAAAACAAAGGCGGATACCTTGTAAACGACCATCATTTTGAGAACTGGGGCAAATCAGGGCACGAGATTGAATGCGAGTTTACTCCCAAATTTTCCGGCCTTCACCGAATATACGTAAAATATTCCAACGGAGCTTTTGGAATTAATTCCGGAATCACATGTGCTGTGAAAAATATTCAGCTTGCTGAGAAAGATTCAAACAGCAGTAAAACCGAAGGATACTTGATTATGCCCCATACTGCAAAGCACGGAAGCGGCAAGCCCGGCTGGGATATTTACAGAGATTCCGCTTTCATATATGCCGAACTCGAAAAAGAAAAGACATATAAAGTTCTGATAAGCGAGGATGAATATTCTCGCAATATGAGCTATTTTCAGCATTACTCGCCGTACAAAAATACAGGCGGAGGAAATGAGCCTTACAATTACACCAACATTTCGCAATTAAAAGTTCTGCCTTGCGGGGAATAA
- a CDS encoding alpha-amylase family glycosyl hydrolase has protein sequence MLISAAAIAEPSSRSGAGAILYPGGATFRVWAPNAEEVNVAGEFNYWNSSANPLYSEAGGWWSADVNGAEEGNEYRYVINGELWKSDPRAFDVVSSVGNSIITDNQYDWDEFSPPAWNDMVIYEMHLGTYYDAPGGDPGTYYSAAMKLDHLVTLGINAVQLMPVCEFPGSYSLGYNPVNLFAPESAYGSPEQLKFFIDQCHKRGIAVLIDLVYNHLGPTDLGESLWQFDGYSASEDTGGIYFYENDNRFTPWGDTRPNYSTGEVRSFIRDNVMYWLNEYNMDGIRMDGTAYIRERGIMQPEIPEGWTLMQWINNEIDAAHSEKISIAEDMRDNEWITKTTGEGGAGFDSQWDAGFHHKIKGVVTQSDDPNRNMYDVRDAITNLYNGTDTQRVIYSESHDEAGASSGKSRLPSAIHWDNPESYWAKKRSTLAAGIVMTSPGIPMLFMGQELLETGAWHDDTPLDWSRKSTFSGINMLYKHLIALRRNLGGNTLGLKAGNVNVFHVNNSAKVIAYHRWWNGGPGDDVIILANFSGAGFTNYSIGMPREGRWRVRFNSDWEGYDPEFGSWNSYDTYAYSGSKHGLDYHADVGIGPYSMVVLSQGTGPNMNGDTIVDNLDFGMFSEQWTGSCDLWHSCEGADFNMSGSVDIEDLQIFVSSWLE, from the coding sequence GTGCTTATTTCAGCAGCGGCTATTGCTGAGCCTTCCTCCAGATCTGGGGCTGGGGCAATATTATACCCGGGAGGAGCAACATTTCGGGTTTGGGCGCCGAATGCTGAAGAGGTAAATGTGGCTGGCGAATTTAATTATTGGAACTCCTCTGCCAACCCGCTCTACAGTGAGGCAGGCGGATGGTGGTCTGCAGATGTCAATGGAGCCGAAGAAGGCAATGAATACAGGTATGTAATAAACGGAGAGCTCTGGAAAAGCGACCCGCGGGCGTTTGATGTGGTGAGCTCTGTCGGCAACTCGATAATCACTGATAACCAGTACGACTGGGATGAATTCTCTCCGCCTGCATGGAATGATATGGTTATATATGAAATGCATCTTGGAACATACTATGATGCCCCGGGCGGGGATCCGGGAACATACTACTCGGCTGCTATGAAACTTGACCACCTCGTTACGCTTGGCATAAATGCAGTGCAGCTTATGCCGGTATGTGAATTCCCCGGCAGCTACTCCCTCGGCTATAATCCGGTAAATCTATTTGCACCTGAAAGTGCATACGGGAGCCCTGAGCAGCTGAAATTTTTCATAGACCAGTGCCATAAGAGGGGCATTGCCGTTTTGATTGATTTGGTTTACAATCATCTAGGCCCTACAGACCTTGGCGAATCATTATGGCAGTTCGATGGATACAGCGCCTCCGAAGATACAGGCGGGATATACTTTTATGAAAATGACAATCGTTTTACTCCTTGGGGCGATACCCGTCCGAACTACAGCACCGGCGAGGTGCGTTCATTCATCCGAGACAACGTGATGTACTGGCTCAATGAATACAATATGGACGGCATTAGAATGGATGGAACAGCGTATATTCGCGAACGCGGGATTATGCAGCCAGAGATACCGGAGGGCTGGACTCTGATGCAGTGGATAAACAATGAGATAGATGCGGCCCATTCCGAAAAGATCTCTATTGCAGAAGATATGCGCGATAATGAATGGATTACCAAAACCACCGGTGAAGGAGGGGCAGGCTTCGATTCTCAGTGGGATGCGGGGTTCCATCATAAGATTAAAGGCGTAGTTACACAGTCTGACGATCCGAACAGAAATATGTATGATGTTCGAGATGCGATAACAAATCTCTACAACGGAACTGACACCCAGAGAGTAATTTATTCCGAGAGCCACGATGAGGCGGGCGCTTCAAGCGGAAAAAGCAGGCTACCTTCAGCTATACACTGGGATAACCCTGAGAGCTACTGGGCCAAGAAACGCTCTACACTTGCAGCAGGGATTGTTATGACAAGCCCGGGAATACCGATGCTTTTTATGGGGCAGGAACTTCTTGAGACAGGAGCTTGGCACGACGATACACCTTTAGACTGGTCAAGAAAAAGCACGTTTTCCGGGATAAATATGCTTTATAAACATCTAATAGCTCTTCGAAGAAATTTGGGCGGAAATACCCTCGGTTTGAAAGCAGGCAACGTAAATGTTTTCCATGTAAACAATTCTGCGAAAGTAATAGCATACCATAGATGGTGGAACGGAGGCCCGGGAGATGATGTAATAATTCTCGCAAATTTCAGCGGCGCAGGCTTCACTAACTACAGTATCGGCATGCCCAGAGAGGGGCGATGGAGAGTGCGTTTCAACAGCGACTGGGAGGGCTACGACCCAGAATTCGGCAGCTGGAACTCTTACGACACCTATGCCTACTCAGGCTCCAAACACGGTCTTGATTATCATGCTGATGTGGGGATTGGGCCGTACAGCATGGTAGTGCTCTCTCAGGGGACTGGGCCAAATATGAATGGAGATACAATCGTTGACAATCTCGATTTCGGAATGTTTTCTGAGCAATGGACAGGCAGCTGCGATTTGTGGCACTCCTGCGAAGGAGCAGATTTCAATATGTCCGGCTCGGTGGATATAGAGGACCTGCAGATTTTCGTCAGCAGCTGGCTTGAATAG
- a CDS encoding DegT/DnrJ/EryC1/StrS family aminotransferase — MNFSRIELSAADITDTEIQAVTEVLKSGKLSLGPKLAEFEEAVKALTGAKYAVAVNSGTSGLFLCLKAMGIGPGDEVITTPFTFIASVNVILQAGAKPVFADIHPDYLNMNPDLIDELVTPKTKAIEAVHAFGNPWGIDEVQRIARERGLMLIEDSCEAIGTVYKSIPAGMFGDAGFFAFYPNKQITTGEGGIIITDNPELADLCRSLRNQGRSPDGGWLSHERVGYNFRLSDINCALGTAQLSRFAEIKMKRSQAAGKYIEKLNSDKRLIMPQLPDNCDFSWFVFVVRLTEDCSLNQRNELLDMLKSEGVCASNYFPPVHLQPFIKAPLGIEEGSFPVTESVSSRTVALPFHSNLSDEKIDFVCEKLSLCLDRL, encoded by the coding sequence ATGAATTTCTCGCGTATTGAACTTTCAGCTGCCGATATCACCGATACTGAGATTCAGGCTGTTACAGAGGTGCTAAAAAGCGGGAAACTGTCTTTAGGCCCAAAGCTTGCCGAATTTGAAGAGGCGGTTAAAGCCCTCACTGGTGCAAAGTATGCAGTTGCTGTAAACAGCGGGACGAGCGGACTTTTCCTCTGCCTGAAAGCTATGGGTATAGGCCCGGGTGACGAAGTGATAACCACTCCATTTACGTTTATAGCCTCGGTGAATGTTATTCTGCAAGCAGGGGCGAAGCCTGTTTTTGCCGACATACACCCGGATTACCTGAATATGAATCCCGATTTGATTGATGAACTGGTTACGCCTAAAACAAAGGCCATAGAAGCAGTTCACGCCTTCGGAAATCCGTGGGGAATTGATGAGGTTCAGCGCATTGCCCGAGAAAGAGGTCTGATGCTCATAGAAGACAGCTGCGAGGCTATTGGAACTGTGTACAAAAGCATACCTGCGGGTATGTTCGGCGATGCCGGTTTTTTTGCCTTTTATCCCAATAAGCAGATTACAACAGGTGAGGGGGGGATAATAATTACGGACAACCCCGAACTGGCCGATTTATGCCGGTCTTTGAGGAATCAGGGACGCAGCCCAGACGGAGGGTGGCTCAGCCATGAAAGAGTTGGGTATAATTTCCGTTTATCCGATATAAACTGCGCTCTGGGAACTGCTCAGCTCTCAAGGTTTGCAGAGATTAAAATGAAAAGATCGCAGGCGGCAGGCAAATACATAGAAAAACTCAATTCTGATAAAAGGCTCATAATGCCTCAGCTGCCTGATAATTGCGATTTCAGCTGGTTTGTCTTTGTTGTAAGGCTAACTGAAGACTGCAGCCTTAATCAAAGGAACGAACTTCTCGATATGCTCAAGTCTGAAGGGGTTTGTGCGAGCAATTATTTCCCGCCCGTGCATCTCCAGCCGTTTATTAAAGCTCCCCTCGGCATAGAAGAAGGCAGTTTCCCTGTGACAGAAAGCGTGAGCAGCCGAACTGTTGCACTGCCTTTTCACAGCAATTTGAGTGATGAGAAGATTGATTTTGTATGTGAAAAACTGAGCTTGTGTTTAGACAGGCTTTAA
- a CDS encoding ROK family protein: MQKNINTDTKDLFVGIDLGGTFVKIGCFSEKMEMLSKISIPTDNDRPKATMNSVVNALGSLLSQAGLRMEDIKAAGIGCPGVLDTKKGMIITSPNLPVYKGFSISRYVSEKINAPCILENDANVAGWGEYVLGAAEDVDDMVLLTLGTGIGGAVITDGKLIHGAGNSASELGHIIIYPEGRECGCTQRGCAETYASASATAKRANEMLAEGAASSLQDIFIERGDVSCKEVYEHASQGDRFAYEITELTAKVIGLLCVNIFSYSNPDKIVFSGGMIAAGQALLDRISFYFNKFIRKDIDVKIEFCFANLREDSGIIGSAALARDTFCLV, from the coding sequence ATGCAGAAAAACATAAATACCGACACTAAAGACCTCTTTGTTGGAATAGACTTGGGCGGGACGTTCGTAAAGATCGGCTGCTTCAGCGAGAAGATGGAGATGCTCTCAAAGATCTCCATCCCCACCGATAACGACCGGCCTAAGGCCACAATGAATTCAGTGGTCAATGCACTTGGCAGCTTATTAAGTCAGGCAGGGTTAAGGATGGAAGACATAAAAGCCGCTGGAATAGGATGTCCGGGGGTTTTGGATACAAAAAAAGGCATGATAATTACCTCGCCCAATCTGCCGGTCTATAAGGGTTTTTCGATAAGCAGATATGTTTCAGAGAAGATAAACGCTCCCTGCATTCTTGAAAATGATGCGAATGTGGCGGGCTGGGGGGAGTATGTCCTCGGCGCAGCTGAGGACGTGGATGATATGGTGCTTTTAACTCTCGGTACAGGTATCGGCGGGGCAGTAATAACAGACGGCAAGCTTATTCACGGCGCCGGTAACAGCGCATCTGAGCTCGGTCATATCATAATCTATCCCGAAGGCAGAGAGTGCGGCTGCACGCAGAGGGGCTGCGCTGAGACTTATGCCTCAGCCTCGGCAACTGCCAAAAGGGCAAACGAAATGCTTGCTGAGGGAGCGGCCTCTTCACTTCAGGATATATTTATCGAAAGGGGCGATGTTAGCTGTAAGGAGGTTTACGAGCATGCGTCTCAAGGCGACAGATTTGCTTATGAAATCACTGAACTCACGGCTAAAGTTATAGGGCTTCTCTGCGTGAATATCTTTTCATACTCAAACCCCGATAAGATTGTTTTCTCAGGCGGAATGATTGCCGCTGGACAGGCACTGCTTGACAGAATCAGTTTTTATTTCAATAAATTTATCCGCAAAGATATTGATGTGAAAATAGAGTTCTGTTTTGCAAATCTCAGAGAGGATTCCGGGATTATAGGAAGCGCTGCCCTTGCCAGAGATACGTTCTGCTTAGTTTAA
- a CDS encoding alpha-amylase family glycosyl hydrolase, protein MRICVLLLIFTCCASVESAEERWWEGAVFYEVFVRSFYDSDADGIGDIKGLIQKLDYLNDGSPETTSDLGINALWLMPIMPSPSYHGYDVTDYRDINPDYGNLLDFGRFLEEAHSRGIKVIIDFVPNHTSNKHPWFKNSLKAHQDSYRNFYVWRDDPEGRENWHKAQSGSYYGFFSRVMPDLNYRCSEVRRRVKNAGRFWIEEVGVDGFRLDAVKYLVENEGEIQNTAGTFRVLKQLRKNWKSCSEDVFIIGEIWDQADVIREYTIKGCVDMGFQFPFSWALVEDIKDRTPNKISQIIDKACSDYSDFSFAPFLSNHDQNRIFSQLSKNMAEMKLAAAVLLTSPGTPFIYYGEEIGMTGTKPDPEIRKPMQWSAGQNAGFTKGLPWKKPNENFNQFNVEKMETDEHSLLNWYKKLIRLRNQSQSLRCGDFKLLNSDADPILAFQRRWEDEIIAVVHNFSENKSSVNGIKIIGRNRKSKVCFEKLLGRSLKIKTDSLVISGIAKPHSTEIFRITAY, encoded by the coding sequence ATGCGAATCTGTGTTTTGCTGCTTATTTTTACCTGCTGTGCCTCAGTTGAATCGGCAGAAGAAAGATGGTGGGAAGGTGCAGTTTTCTATGAGGTCTTTGTAAGGAGTTTTTATGATTCCGATGCCGACGGTATCGGGGATATAAAAGGGCTAATTCAAAAGCTCGACTACCTCAATGACGGCAGCCCTGAAACAACTTCAGACTTAGGAATTAATGCTCTCTGGCTTATGCCGATTATGCCCTCTCCGAGTTATCATGGATATGATGTTACCGATTACCGAGACATAAACCCAGATTACGGGAACCTGCTGGATTTTGGCAGATTTCTCGAGGAGGCTCACAGTCGCGGCATAAAGGTGATAATTGATTTTGTGCCCAACCACACCTCAAATAAACATCCGTGGTTTAAAAATTCATTGAAAGCCCATCAGGACAGTTACAGAAACTTTTATGTATGGCGAGATGATCCTGAAGGCAGAGAAAATTGGCATAAAGCTCAATCAGGCAGCTACTACGGCTTTTTCAGCAGGGTTATGCCGGACTTAAACTACAGATGCAGCGAAGTTCGAAGAAGGGTTAAAAATGCAGGGCGGTTTTGGATTGAAGAGGTTGGCGTTGATGGATTTCGGCTTGATGCTGTTAAATATCTCGTAGAAAATGAAGGCGAAATACAAAATACAGCCGGAACATTTAGAGTGCTGAAACAATTGAGAAAGAATTGGAAGAGCTGCTCTGAGGATGTATTCATAATAGGTGAGATATGGGATCAGGCTGATGTTATCCGTGAATACACGATTAAAGGCTGCGTTGATATGGGTTTTCAGTTTCCTTTTTCATGGGCATTAGTCGAAGACATCAAAGACCGAACCCCTAATAAGATTTCTCAGATTATTGATAAGGCGTGCAGTGATTATTCTGATTTCAGTTTTGCCCCGTTTCTTTCAAACCACGACCAAAACAGGATATTCTCTCAGCTTTCAAAGAACATGGCCGAAATGAAGCTTGCCGCTGCTGTTCTGCTCACTTCCCCGGGCACGCCCTTTATCTATTATGGCGAGGAGATTGGCATGACCGGAACAAAGCCGGACCCGGAAATCCGCAAGCCGATGCAGTGGTCTGCAGGCCAAAATGCAGGCTTCACAAAAGGGCTTCCTTGGAAAAAACCTAATGAAAACTTCAATCAATTCAACGTTGAGAAGATGGAGACTGATGAGCATTCTCTGCTGAACTGGTATAAAAAGCTGATCAGGCTTAGAAACCAAAGTCAATCTCTCAGGTGCGGCGATTTTAAGCTGCTGAACTCAGATGCTGATCCCATCCTCGCTTTTCAAAGACGCTGGGAAGATGAAATAATTGCAGTGGTGCATAATTTTTCAGAAAACAAATCCTCTGTCAACGGCATCAAGATTATTGGCCGTAACAGAAAAAGCAAAGTTTGCTTCGAAAAGCTTTTGGGCAGAAGCCTCAAAATCAAGACCGATTCATTAGTAATTTCAGGCATAGCCAAGCCGCATTCAACGGAAATCTTCAGGATAACTGCCTATTAG
- a CDS encoding HPr family phosphocarrier protein encodes MTAQYVDETKFRGLVRQRSRILFSYTSFLANHEDPHRVLTRPLAGIILSQSIQLEELVDFYGAQNNLRWARFRSFVATLKRFSDVLYELIHIKYGIPEYRIQEECQQFEQATDKAISYIKNIVHNTAKQFVEHCIRLEIDSKPIEILEDEIDEHILEGKLKYDHERRHVVEVGKIVTFLGTSFLNMIADTSLKAIVEGDKPFDNESYSISPISEEKLRMLEHNFHNMQCNYDTYVSKTDTESHDESLPILRGHVSVVFHLLTIAVSLSHYYERHLSEYRDPTQEFKGQLVDPSGLLENLTDYCIHYIRNYVNSAKNLCQNMIKKYSEQGEITVPVPQYRGFHVRPSTLIALIANHYGSELKMDMLGEEYDASSPLELFRANEAINSEKRKGLNREVLNLDINRKVDSNTDMRIIVNDLVMTLADQGKMMIYDHPLEISPDINDRKEATLIDTIRDEVARLLAVGKVDIVTNLQAHFRGDKRVLEDIKLLAHYGYGEDNYGNNIPLPPSLEYLRK; translated from the coding sequence ATGACAGCGCAATACGTCGATGAAACAAAATTCCGCGGACTGGTGCGTCAGAGGAGCAGAATACTTTTTAGTTACACAAGCTTTCTGGCAAATCACGAAGACCCGCACAGGGTGCTTACCAGGCCTCTTGCAGGAATTATATTATCCCAGTCTATTCAGCTGGAGGAGCTAGTAGATTTCTACGGAGCTCAAAATAACCTTCGATGGGCAAGATTCAGGTCTTTCGTTGCTACGCTGAAGCGTTTCAGCGATGTCCTTTACGAGCTTATCCACATAAAATACGGCATTCCGGAGTACAGAATCCAGGAAGAGTGCCAGCAGTTTGAACAGGCTACAGATAAGGCAATCTCTTATATCAAGAATATAGTTCACAATACAGCCAAGCAATTTGTAGAACACTGCATAAGACTGGAAATAGATTCCAAACCTATAGAGATCCTTGAAGATGAGATTGACGAGCACATTTTGGAGGGCAAGCTCAAATACGACCACGAAAGGCGGCACGTTGTAGAGGTTGGCAAGATTGTTACATTTCTCGGCACATCCTTTTTGAATATGATTGCTGATACGTCTCTTAAGGCCATCGTGGAGGGGGACAAGCCTTTTGATAATGAATCATATTCAATATCCCCGATAAGCGAAGAAAAGCTCAGGATGCTTGAGCATAATTTCCACAATATGCAATGCAATTATGACACTTATGTATCGAAAACAGACACTGAAAGCCATGATGAATCTCTCCCTATACTCCGGGGGCATGTAAGTGTTGTATTCCATCTTCTCACTATAGCCGTTTCTCTTTCACATTATTACGAACGTCATCTCAGCGAATACAGAGACCCTACACAGGAATTCAAGGGGCAGCTTGTTGACCCTTCAGGGCTGTTAGAAAACCTTACCGACTACTGCATTCATTACATTCGCAATTATGTAAACAGCGCAAAGAATCTCTGTCAGAATATGATCAAGAAGTATTCCGAGCAGGGCGAGATAACAGTTCCAGTTCCCCAATACAGAGGTTTCCACGTCCGTCCTTCGACGCTTATCGCCCTTATAGCCAACCACTACGGAAGCGAGCTGAAGATGGATATGCTGGGCGAAGAGTATGATGCGAGCTCTCCTCTTGAGCTTTTCAGAGCAAATGAAGCTATTAATTCAGAAAAAAGAAAAGGGCTCAACAGGGAAGTGCTGAATCTGGATATAAACCGAAAGGTTGATTCCAATACAGATATGCGGATCATCGTGAACGACCTTGTTATGACTCTTGCAGATCAGGGCAAGATGATGATCTACGACCATCCGCTTGAGATTTCGCCGGATATTAATGATAGAAAAGAGGCCACATTGATTGACACTATCAGAGATGAAGTAGCCAGGCTCTTAGCTGTAGGAAAAGTTGACATCGTTACAAACCTTCAGGCTCATTTCAGGGGGGATAAACGCGTTTTGGAAGACATCAAGCTTCTTGCCCATTACGGCTACGGCGAAGACAACTACGGCAACAACATCCCGCTTCCTCCGAGTCTGGAGTATCTTAGAAAATGA